In Coccidioides posadasii str. Silveira chromosome 4, complete sequence, one genomic interval encodes:
- the POL3 gene encoding DNA-directed DNA polymerase delta (EggNog:ENOG410PGEC~COG:L~BUSCO:633at33183) yields the protein MSEAILKPQKRILGDSTKAHENLQPVSPNATKKRKLEADQPSIITRPRLQDGFRKAATPASSQSQHKSKFVEEVLEKLTQDISGLKESNAEKDQQWERPSLDDFDPTRDSLCFQQIEAEEGPFSGDQTAVRLFGVTETGHSVLLHVTDFKHYLYVAAPVSFTKSDCEPFGAYLENHVGNHQTVIHNVQMVMKENLFGFQGNQQHPYLRITVTDPKYINRVRSTIESGNANYRGLWKVGGTDGILTFDNIQYILRFMIDTGISGMSWVEVPPSKYRIVPEHQRYSNCQIEAVVHYRDLIAHPHDGEWAKMAPLRILSFDIECAGRKGIFPEAHEDPVIQIANVVTRYGESKPFVRNVFVLNGCSLIVNTQILDFKTEQEMLMAWRDFLEKVDPDVIIGYNIANFDFPYLLDRARHLNCDDFPYWSRLKNVVSQSKDTNFSSKQMGNRDTKATNTNGRIQLDLLQLIQRDHQLRNYTLNSVCSHFLGEQKEDVHHTMITELYNGTPDSRRRLAVYCLKDAYLPQRLMDKLMCLVNYTEMARVTGVPFNFLLSRGQQVKFISQLFRKALEQDLVIPNLKNENGEEQYKGATVIEPVKDYYDVPIATLDFASLYPSIIQAHNLCYTTLLNKTSVEKLKLKKDEDYIVTPNGDMFCTSKVRKGLLSQILQELLSARKRAKKELAVETDPFKKAVLNGRQLALKISANSVYGITGASNGKLPCLAIASSTTSYGRQMIMKTKDEVEARFTMANGYPYDAKVIYGDTDSVMVKFGVKDIAEAMKLGQEAANFVSAKFLEPIKLEFEKVYFPYLLINKKRYAGLFWTNPNKFDKMDSKGIETVRRDNCRLVQTVIETVLKKILIDRDVKGAENYVKDTIADLLQNKVDMSKLVITKALSKSDYSAKQAHVELAERMRKRDVGSAPTLGDRVAYVIVKGATGSKNYEKSEDPIYVLENNIPIDTKYYLDNQLAKPLARIFDPILGERRSAQLLTGEHTRSISVAAPTLGGLMKFAKKTQTCMGCKKPLVDKDEKEGAVCENCRPRLGELYSKTLNKVSDLEVRFGRLWTQCQRCQGSLHCEVICSSRDCPIFYMRMKAKKDVEDAERELARFDHDPGAW from the exons ATGTCTGAAGCTATTCTGAAGCCACAAAAGCGAATTCTCGGCGATTCCACCAAGGCTCACGAGAATTTGCAACCTGTATCTCCTAACGCGACGAAGAAGCGGAAACTTGAAGCCGATCAGCCCAGTATCATTACAAGGCCTCGATTGCAGGATGGATTCCGAAAGGCTGCTACTCCCGCTTCCAGCCAGTCCCAGCATAAAAGCAAGTTCGTTGAAGAAGTTCTGGAGAAATTGACGCAGGACATCAGCGGGCTTAAAGAGTCCAATGCAGAGAAAGATCAACAGTGGGAGCGGCCTAGCCTTGATGATTTCGATCCTACGAGGGACTCTCTCTGCTTTCAGCAGATTGAGGCCGAAGAGGGTCCGTTTTCAGGTGACCAAACCGCGGTGAGATTATTCGGCGTTACAGAG ACCGGACATTCTGTTCTTTTACATGTTACTGATTTTAAACACTATCTATATGTTGCTGCGCCTGTTTCCTTTACCAAATCGGACTGCGAACCGTTCGGCGCCTATCTCGAGAACCACGTTGGGAATCACCAGACTGTGATACACAACGTCCAAATGGTGATGAAGGAAAACCTCTTTGGCTTCCAGGGTAATCAGCAACATCCTTACTTGAGGATTACTGTCACAGATCCGAAATACATCAACAGGGTTCGTTCAACCATTGAGAGCGGAAACGCAAATTACAGAGGGCTCTGGAAAGTCGGCGGCACGGATGGCATTCTTACGTTTGATAACATCCAGTATATCCTGCGCTTTATGATTGACACTGGT ATTTCTGGCATGTCGTGGGTTGAAGTGCCTCCTTCCAAGTATCGAATCGTCCCCGAACATCAACGATACTCGAACTGCCAAATCGAGGCTGTCGTTCACTATCGTGACTTAATAGCTCATCCCCATGACGGTGAATGGGCAAAAATGGCACCTCTTCGAATTTTATCCTTTGACATTGAATGCGCGGGTAGAAAGGGGATCTTTCCCGAAGCCCATGAAGACCCAGTTATTCAAATCGCCAATGTTGTTACCAGATATGGCGAATCTAAACCTTTTGTTCGAAACGTATTCGTCTTGAATGGCTGCAGCCTGATCGTGAACACACAAATATTAGACTTTAAGACGGAGCAGGAGATGTTGATGGCCTGGAGAGACTTTCTAGAGAAGGTGGATCCCGATGTGATCATCGGGTACAACATCGCAAACTTCGATTTTCCCTACTTACTTGACCGTGCGAGACACCTTAACTGTGACGATTTTCCGTACTGGTCGAGACTCAAAAACGTAGTTTCACAGTCGAAGGACACCAACTTCTCCAGCAAACAGATGGGTAATAGGGATACAAAAGCTACCAATACCAACGGACGAATCCAACTTGATCTTTTGCAGTTGATCCAACGTGATCATCAGCTTCGAAACTATACTCTAAACTCTGTCTGTTCCCACTTCCTAGGAGAGCAGAAGGAAGATGTACATCACACCATGATTACCGAGCTGTACAATGGTACGCCTGATTCTCGACGACGTCTGGCTGTTTATTGTTTGAAGGACGCCTATCTCCCTCAGCGGCTAATGGACAAATTGATGTGTCTCGTGAATTATACTGAAATGGCCAGAGTTACTGGTGTTCCTTTTAATTTTCTTCTATCACGCGGACAGCAAGTCAAATTCATTTCTCAGCTCTTTAGGAAGGCTTTAGAGCAGGACTTGGTGATCCCCAACCTCAAGAACGAGAATGGTGAAGAACAATACAAAGGCGCAACAGTCATCGAGCCGGTCAAGGACTACTACGACGTCCCGATCGCCACGCTTGATTTTGCATCTCTATACCCTAGCATCATTCAGGCACATAACCTCTGTTATACCACCCTTCTTAACAAGACTAGCGTTGAAAAACTCAAGTTGAAGAAAGACGAAGATTATATTGTGACGCCAAATGGTGACATGTTTTGCACGTCCAAGGTCCGAAAAGGGCTTTTGAGTCAAATTCTACAGGAGTTATTATCCGCGAGAAAACGAGCGAAGAAAGAACTCGCCGTTGAAACTGACCCATTCAAGAAGGCCGTTTTGAACGGGCGACAACTGGCTTTGAAGATTAGTGCCAACAGTGTGTACGGTATCACCGGTGCAAGCAACGGGAAATTACCCTGTTTGGCTATTGCCAGTAGCACAACAAGTTATGGTAGACAAATGATCATGAAGACGAAAGATGAAGTCGAGGCCCGATTTACGATGGCAAACGGGTATCCTTATGATGCTAAGGTCATATATGGGGACACAGACTCTGTTATGGTTAAATTTGGGGTGAAGGATATCGCTGAGGCTATGAAGTTGGGACAAGAGGCTGCGAACTTCGTTTCGGCGAAATTCTTGGAGCCGATCAAACTCGAATTCGAGAAGGTTTATTTCCCTTATTTACTTATTAACAAAAAGCGCTACGCCGGCCTCTTTTGGACAAATCCGAACAAATTTGATAAGATGGATAGCAAAGGTATTGAAACTGTCCGACGAGATAATTGTCGCTTGGTCCAGACGGTCATTGAGACTGTCCTGAAGAAGATTCTTATTGACAGAGATGTAAAAGGGGCAGAAAA TTACGTCAAGGACACCATTGCCGATTTACTTCAAAATAAAGTCGATATGTCCAAGCTTGTCATTACGAAAGCGCTCTCGAAGTCAGATTACTCGGCAAAACAAGCTCATGTGGAGTTAGCAGAGCGAATGAGAAAACGCGATGTAGGATCAGCTCCTACGCTTGGTGACCGTGTTGCGTACGTTATCGTCAAAGGGGCTACTGGCTCAAAGAACTATGAGAAGTCCGAAGACCCCATCTACGTCCTCGAAAACAATATCCCCATTGATACAAAGTACTACCTTGATAACCAGCTCGCAAAACCGCTCGCTAGAATTTTCGATCCCATTCTCGGTGAAAGAAGATCTGCGCAATTACTAACCGGGGAGCATACGCGCTCTATTTCCGTAGCGGCACCTACTCTTGGTGGATTAATGAAATTTGCGAAAAAGACCCAAACGTGCATGGGATGCAAGAAACCACTCGTCGATAAAGATGAGAAAGAGGGGGCTGTTTGCGAGAATTGCCGGCCCCGCCTAGGCGAGCTGTACTCCAAAACCCTGAACAAGGTATCGGATCTAGAAGTCCGTTTTGGGCGATTATGGACACAGTGTCAGAGGTGTCAGGGGAGTCTACACTGCGAGGTTATCTGCTCGAGTCGAGACTGTCCTATATTCTACATGAGGATGAAGGCGAAGAAAGACGTGGAGGATGCAGAGAGGGAACTGGCGAGGTTCGACCACGACCCCGGTGCATGGTAG
- a CDS encoding uncharacterized protein (EggNog:ENOG410Q5B1~COG:S): protein MRRYWEWGYDVYEPDSSPILDGSDYSLGSNGAAVERNETWVLWPPPPFEPSREYNSEFPAGTGGGCVHTGPFSDMTVNFGPISQASYRRLEGKFEYRPHCLRRDLNPYIGQHYLAFNWSVWVIEESTDVMGFQARITGDRRQGHSNYQLNKFGAHGGGHYFGGGMNGAFSDLYASPQDPLFFPHHAQVDRIWAIWQWLDIETRKDTLYGTLTYENLPPSRKGTLDDLIDLTPITDPVQIRDTVDVIDGPFCYFYE from the exons ATGAGAAGATACTGGGAATGGGGATACGACGTATATGAACCGGATAGCTCCCCGATTCTCGATGGCTCAGATTACAGCCTTGGGAGCAACGGTGCTGCTGTTGAACGCAATGAGACATGGGTTTTATGGCCTCCCCCGCCATTCGAACCATCAAGGGAGTACAACAGCGAGTTCCCAGCAGGAACTGGTGGAGGATGCGTGCATACCGGTCCATTTTCCGACatgaccgtcaattttggtccGATTTCGCAAGCATCTTATCGGCGTCTTGAGGGGAAGTTTGAATATCGACCTCACTGTCTGAGGCGCGATTTAAACCCATATATCGGGCAGCACTATCTTGCATTTAATTGGTCCGTCTGGGTTATTGAGGAGAGCACCGACGTGATGGGTTTCCAAGCACGTATTACAGGGGATAGGAGGCAGGGTCATTCCAACTACCAGCTCAACAAATTTGGAGCCCATGGCGGTGGGCATTATTTCGGCGGTGGAATGAATGGAGCAT TCTCGGACCTTTACGCTAGTCCACAGGACCCTTTATTCTTCCCACACCACGCCCAAGTAGATCGTATATGGGCAATTTGGCAGTGGCTGGATATCGAGACGAGGAAAGATACCCTTTACGGTACCCTAACTTATGAGAACCTTCCCCCATCTCGCAAGGGAACTCTAGACGATCTGATCGATTTGACGCCTATCACTGATCCAGTACAGATCCGCGACACCGTAGATGTAATTGACGGGCCATTCTGTTACTTCTATGAGTGA
- a CDS encoding uncharacterized protein (EggNog:ENOG410PPWQ~TransMembrane:2 (i224-242o262-279i)~BUSCO:8305at33183), whose translation MGPRRSHRKSRLGCLQCKRRKIKCDEAPPPCGNCKKHNIECQFAAVPVKSSSAAKHGPLSQARPVLPPPGALIATAGRVNPVNNLHTGATPAYLPPTPPNAFNTTPSGADQLDIFSSFVGPTTDLTSDLHLHDLELLHHYTTQTYRTLSYNNEHKEIWKNYIPKEALSHPFLMHGLLAIAALHLFEYCAEESDDRRKYLELATRHQNLALSSFRPQLSNITPSNCQAVFAFSSLIAALAFAFSKSAGNIRAGEPVEQVLQDFFLFRGVEGVLTAFWDIIRKGKLGPLVHRPSDPTCSQPISRDVINALDYLHDCNGENVTQISAEEKAAYNHAIRELRISFERSPSSWETVFRWPIVLPEAYLTHLENRRPMALVILAHYCVILGRLDACWWSQGWSGHLFEAIYRSLNVSWRPLLQWPMQMIGLTERLANIP comes from the exons ATGGGCCCAAGGCGGAGCCATCGCAAGTCCCGCCTGGGATGTTTGCAGTGCAAAAGAAGGAAAATCAAG TGTGACGAGGCTCCTCCGCCATGCGGGAATTGCAAGAAGCACAATATCGAATGCCAGTTCGCTGCAGTTCCGGTCAAGTCGTCCAGTGCTGCAAAGCATGGGCCATTGTCACAAGCCCGCCCTGTCCTTCCTCCCCCCGGTGCTCTTATTGCGACAGCAGGTCGAGTGAACCCCGTGAACAACCTGCACACAGGGGCCACCCCAGCCTATCTCCCGCCTACTCCTCCGAATGCTTTCAATACCACTCCGTCCGGCGCTGACCAGCTTGACATCTTCAGCTCCTTCGTCGGGCCCACGACCGATCTTACCTCTGACCTGCATCTTCATGACCTCGAGCTGCTACATCACTACACAACTCAGACATATCGCACGTTATCCTATAATAATGAGCACAAGGAGATATGGAAAAACTACATTCCCAAGGAAGCCTTGTCGCACCCTTTTCTCATGCACGGCCTTCTGGCAATAGCAGCTTTACATCTTTTCGAATACTGTGCGGAAGAAAGCGATGACCGCAGAAAGTACCTAGAACTGGCCACCCGGCATCAGAATCTAGCCCTGTCCTCGTTCCGACCACAACTCAGTAACATTACACCCTCAAACTGCCAGGCGGTGTTCGCCTTCTCCAGCTTAATCGCCGCCTTGGCATTTGCATTCTCCAAATCGGCAGGAAACATCCGTGCCGGCGAGCCGGTCGAGCAGGTACTACAGgacttcttcctcttccgcGGCGTCGAAGGCGTCTTGACCGCATTCTGGGATATCATCCGCAAGGGCAAACTCGGGCCACTGGTCCACCGACCGTCAGACCCGACGTGCTCCCAGCCTATATCAAGGGATGTAATTAATGCTCTCGATTATTTGCACGACTGCAACGGCGAAAATGTCACCCAAATCAGTGCCGAGGAAAAAGCCGCATACAATCACGCCATCCGAGAACTCCGAATTTCATTTGAAAGGTCTCCATCGAGCTGGGAGACGGTATTTCGCTGGCCGATTGTTCTACCAGAGGCTTACCTGACGCACTTGGAAAACAGGCGGCCGATGGCCCTGGTGATTCTCGCACACTACTGCGTTATACTGGGTCGGCTCGACGCGTGCTGGTGGTCACAAGGCTGGAGCGGACACCTTTTCGAAGCCATATATCGGTCTTTAAACGTTTCTTGGCGACCCTTACTGCAGTGGCCAATGCAGATGATTGGCCTCACAGAGAGATTGGCCAATATACCATAA
- a CDS encoding uncharacterized protein (EggNog:ENOG410Q01I) — MPLAGISRKSHTFQWPDILSRHDLNLRTHIQVCAMVKKRVSSNPDSVKVISSIIQATQQLMQDLENIRDQLPLRGTGIIEGTRQGSQDARHTASRNAGDVAAHDAPVPDKKSSVGSDQQPERPSNKKRSYGEEEDENSHQQPGEANSNKKFKRLCDTAKLHGDSESSAAEVTPYIPTIDVEDISEEVEARLRLKEEARRNRAGKKEKKRKRDSHGSATDSHSGPSHSALKRKKLNPQDGLHTAQTSTDNPYRSSKKARLR, encoded by the exons ATGCCGTTGGCTGGTATTTCGAGAAAAAGTCACACATTTCAGTGGCCGGAT ATATTATCGCGCCATGACTTGAATCTACGCACCCACATTCAAGTGTGTGCCATGGTAAAGAAACGCGTCTCTTCCAATCCTGACTCAGTCAAAGTCATCTCTTCCATTATCCAAGCTACGCAGCAGCTCATGCAGGATTTGGAGAATATTCGAGATCAACTC CCGCTCCGGGGTACCGGCATAATCGAAGGTACCAGACAGGGCAGCCAAGATGCTCGCCACACGGCGTCGAGAAACGCCGGAGATGTAGCTGCGCATGATGCGCCTGTCCCTGACAAAAAGTCATCCGTTGGTTCGGATCAACAGCCGGAGAGACCAAGCAACAAGAAGCGATCTTAtggcgaagaagaagacgaaaaCAGTCATCAGCAGCCCGGAGAGGCAAACTCCAATAAGAAGTTCAAGCGCCTTTGCGACACAGCGAAATTACATGGTGACTCTGAGAGTAGCGCTGCTGAAGTAACTCCGTATATCCCAACGATTGACGTTGAGGATATATCCGAGGAGGTGGAGGCACGTTTGAGgctaaaagaagaagcacGACGAAACCGAGctggaaagaaagaaaagaaacggAAAAGAGATAGTCATGGCTCGGCGACTGACAGCCACTCTGGTCCCAGCCACTCGGCCCTGAAACGAAAGAAGCTCAATCCCCAGGACGGTCTTCACACAGCA
- a CDS encoding uncharacterized protein (EggNog:ENOG410QE1S~COG:T~BUSCO:2125at33183) has protein sequence MSLFRSPVDVSSSDEDSVSDKDEYNHDRNEHQLPHNEDATGDRYERRERQPSFDEAITGSFEGVLEHRDPEHEIAGLDAEGHATIMTTALLEYYCLSKATEILNAQAGSHGRFTRESPEVQLLGRRLYAHKSRFLSANGVLAAGVDGDDWETTRKYYRESLDVLGLSALEGMDLNARDSLPSCTGKKSESRVVLGRGTTERSPQDRDDLGANKLPLGSENRPPAQRLLTSGTELTLGDRLPTPLNFMQTPPVHPMSHIPFVNLPGVYQSYNPSILMSRYAAEFEEESLIGKGSYGVVYKAKNYVDGQFYAVKKIPLSSKRVKQLQDRGIQELDHILREIRTLARLDHGNVVRYFGAWAEYSAAVQLPSEPARPVNRPLGLLSQGTMGEDESSHGVVFEDSSHGIVFEASSRDERAFEEAVSLSSSPEVQRGVRDTADSRKPRRSFVESYNGEDDGQVDEDEVESIGRRFSYDAKAQATISTSELETDIFTDGAGENMSIQVDRKAVGGKVSPITLHIQMSLHPLSLAKYLRTQSDESAGDSPRHCYRLMPSIRILLGILSGVEYLHAQGIVHRDLKPANVFLSLPSSQDVTPCLPCERDGKCATHYTIPRIGDFGLVADISPCNDGESNRTSIHTSPGPVGTEFYRPPACQCKHGTQGCRRNHFHASPPENSDSPPCCCPAKVAGKLQIDESLDVYALGVILFELLYKFDTRMERQMVLSDLTCSPNGFGWAKRASRTNMPETGVEPILPSDFMAKVDCSGTTVGCEDNAVAIPEKLAQCITGMVELDHRRRWTCKDVQSCLEEILSLTEDNSGG, from the coding sequence ATGTCTCTGTTTCGCTCCCCAGTTGACGTATCGTCATCCGACGAGGATAGTGTATCCGACAAAGATGAGTATAATCATGATCGAAATGAACACCAGCTGCCCCATAATGAAGATGCCACCGGAGATCGGTATGAGAGGCGCGAACGTCAACCCTCGTTCGACGAAGCCATCACGGGTTCATTTGAAGGGGTCTTGGAGCATAGAGATCCAGAGCATGAAATTGCTGGATTAGATGCCGAGGGACACGCGACCATTATGACGACCGCTCTGCTGGAGTATTATTGTCTCTCCAAAGCGACAGAAATTCTCAATGCCCAAGCGGGGAGTCATGGGCGATTCACGCGCGAATCACCTGAGGTTCAGCTCCTGGGGCGACGTCTTTATGCCCACAAATCTCGGTTCCTGTCAGCCAATGGAGTCCTGGCAGCTGGTGTTGACGGAGATGATTGGGAGACGACCAGGAAATACTACAGGGAAAGTTTGGATGTCCTTGGGTTGTCCGCATTGGAAGGAATGGATTTGAACGCgagagattctctaccatCTTGCACAGGGAAGAAAAGTGAAAGTCGAGTAGTGCTGGGTCGCGGAACCACGGAAAGATCGCCGCAGGATCGCGACGATCTAGGAGCAAACAAGCTGCCCCTGGGATCAGAGAACAGACCTCCTGCTCAGAGACTACTGACTAGCGGTACCGAACTCACGCTTGGGGATCGTCTACCAACTCCATTGAATTTTATGCAAACGCCGCCCGTCCACCCAATGAGTCATATTCCATTCGTGAACCTACCGGGCGTCTACCAGTCATATAACCCGAGCATTTTGATGTCTCGATACGCAGCAGAGTttgaagaagaatctttGATAGGAAAAGGTTCTTATGGTGTTGTGTACAAAGCGAAGAACTATGTCGATGGCCAGTTTTATGCGGTTAAGAAAATTCCCCTGAGCTCGAAGCGAGTAAAGCAGTTGCAAGATCGCGGAATACAGGAATTGGATCATATTTTGAGGGAGATTAGGACACTTGCTCGGTTAGATCATGGGAATGTTGTGCGGTATTTTGGTGCCTGGGCTGAATACAGTGCTGCGGTGCAATTGCCTTCAGAACCAGCCAGACCGGTGAATAGACCTTTAGGCCTTTTAAGTCAGGGCACAATGGGTGAAGATGAGTCAAGCCACGGGGTTGTGTTCGAAGATTCTAGCCACGGCATCGTTTTCGAAGCCTCTTCTAGGGACGAGCGTGCTTTTGAAGAAGCTGTCTCACTGTCAAGTTCTCCAGAAGTTCAGCGAGGGGTTAGAGACACAGCGGATTCTCGAAAGCCTCGGAGAAGCTTTGTTGAAAGTTATAATGGGGAGGATGACGGCCAagtggatgaagatgaggtGGAATCAATTGGGAGACGGTTTAGCTACGACGCGAAAGCTCAAGCAACGATTTCAACGAGCGAATTGGAAACTGATATATTCACTGATGGAGCAGGAGAGAACATGTCTATTCAAGTGGACCGCAAAGCCGTCGGTGGCAAGGTGTCCCCGATCACTTTGCACATACAAATGTCTTTACACCCACTGAGCTTAGCAAAGTATCTTCGTACGCAAAGCGATGAGTCTGCAGGTGATTCACCACGCCATTGTTACCGTCTCATGCCTTCGATTCGTATTCTTCTAGGAATCCTATCGGGTGTGGAATATCTTCATGCCCAAGGAATTGTCCACCGCGACCTCAAACCGGCAAATGTCTTCCTTTCCCTTCCCTCAAGCCAAGATGTAACGCCTTGTCTGCCATGTGAAAGGGACGGCAAATGTGCAACTCACTATACTATTCCACGAATCGGCGATTTCGGCTTGGTTGCGGATATATCTCCGTGCAATGACGGGGAAAGCAACCGGACAAGTATTCACACGAGCCCCGGCCCTGTTGGCACCGAATTCTACCGCCCACCGGCATGTCAGTGTAAGCACGGCACCCAGGGTTGCAGACGCAACCATTTCCACGCCAGCCCTCCCGAAAACAGTGACAGCCCACCTTGCTGTTGCCCGGCCAAGGTTGCTGGCAAACTTCAAATTGACGAGTCCCTGGATGTTTATGCGCTCGGGGTTATACTCTTTGAGCTATTATACAAATTCGACACCCGTATGGAAAGACAAATGGTGCTGTCAGATTTAACCTGCTCCCCAAACGGCTTTGGTTGGGCGAAACGTGCCTCGCGCACCAACATGCCCGAGACGGGGGTGGAGCCGATTTTACCGAGCGATTTTATGGCCAAGGTTGATTGTTCTGGAACAACCGTCGGTTGTGAGGACAATGCAGTGGCGATTCCCGAGAAACTTGCGCAATGTATTACCGGAATGGTGGAGCTGGACCATCGTAGGAGATGGACGTGTAAGGACGTCCAGTCGTGCTTGGAAGAAATTCTGTCCTTGACGGAGGATAACTCGGGGGGATGA